The sequence ATCATCGTCTGCAAGGTATATCCTAATTAATAGTTCTATTTATATATTTCGTGACTTGGAAAATGCAGTCCTATACGCTGGAATTGGAAGCAAAAGTGGCAAAGTTCCGAGAAATGAACCCGGAGTTGCAGAAAAACCAGGTACATCTACTTTGAGTACATTCAAACTATGGCTGTAATTGGtattgctatatatatatatatatatatatatatatatatatatatatatatataaatatatataatcccATTATACATGACTTTTTTTATCTTCTCAAATCTCTTCCAGCTTCAAGAAATGGTACCCATTGGTGAGGCCGTATGTAATCAAGAATACGAATCCGAATTTTGATATATTTCCTtccaaatcaagccatcttaattatttatgtgattttatgattttcAGACTGGAGTTGGTTCCTTATTCGTGTACCCGGAAGAACTACATAAGCTTCTAGTCTACTTCAAGGATACCTACAACGAGccaaaaattaatattacaGAAAAAGGTAATCTTTTGTGGCGGTGATTTCGTATTCGTCttcattttatgaaaatttctaCGTCGagaatgttttatttttacatCTCCTCAAGTCATCTTAGCCTTTTATTGTTGCATGATGATCATTTTAAGATCCATGTAATGACTGGAGATTTAGCACAAAATTTGGAATTTATTAAGCATCAGCGGTAGTGTTTTTAATAATTAAGATTCAAGCGATTGCATCAATCTCCTGATGTGGGCATTTATTTTAGTCATGGACTATCATTTTATTCTCATCCCTTAGCTGCGAAACGAAATAATTTTCGAACTGTTATGTGTACAACCAACCTTTAAGTGATGGAACACGTATATTACTGCGGATCACCTCATTATTCTGTGGGATTGACTTATCAAATTGTTCAAATTGACTGAATAATCTAGTTTCTTGATGTGTGTCTGATTATTTCAATGCACTTCACTGTTCTTATCTGTAGGTTATTTGAGGTTAATTCAAGCTGTAGTTCCTCTCATGGAATCTAGGAAAAAGGGGAAGTAAATTTTGGAAGTGTCACTGTTTTGGCCCTGCCACCATGGGGAGGTGCATACACTTCATCAAAAGCTTTCATACATGTACTTTCTGACTCTTTGAGATGTTCCTAATTTTTTTCTCAGTTTCCTTTCACATGATATTGGTTGTCCATTTGAACTTCTTTGTTCTTGGACCTTCTTTTTCTTGTTTCTCCTgcaattgaaattttttgttGCTCTTGAATTGTAAACAATTTATTTCTGCTAGGTTGATTTGATTGTTACCCCTTAGTTTGTTATTTAGTTAATTGGTACAGATTAAGTACTTATCCAAGTTAATTCTCTACTGTATTCTGGGATATTGCGAGATacaaaatatatttcaaaaaaaattcttctTTACAATGACGTAATTAGTTTCATTGTTTCTAGATTTTCAATACATATGTGGCTAAGCTGACAAATTGTTTTGTCTTTTTCTTGGATTTGTGTTGTTCCAGAGATTGAGAACAAGAGGTTTGAAGGCTGTAATGAGGCAAGACGTCGGATACTTCGATTTGCAGTGTGTAttaaattagaattttaatttcgagtgatttgtaatactaaaaaaattgtatattaaattttatttatgaaattttaaattttggattatttataatattagaatttatataaaaaaatttatttttttttgttttttatatagaaaacgacaacggatataatccGTTGTTGTAGGGGTTTAAACCCATTGTAACTGATGGTGTTGTCAAAACTGCGCACCTACGACAATGgatttatccgttgtcgttgacacaaatccgttgtctttgagggaaacgacaacggataaaatccgttgtcgtaggtgcGCAGTTTTGAGAACACCATCagttacaacggttttaaaccccctacgacaacggataaaatccgttgtcttttagcgtttttcttgtagtgtttttttttgttttggacactctattccatgggacaagacttaggttggacggTCCGAGTGGGAGCAGCCATTGAGTTGCTGATGTGTAAGTTAAGTATATAGCATTGATTTTATGAGTTTTGATGAGCATGATTTAGAACTGTGAAACGTGAATCGTTCTTGATGTTTATgagaaatattttgatgattaaatCTCATATTTTTTGTGTAAGTATGATGTACGTGTTTTCAGTTTAAAGTTTTGAAGTTTTAGTATTATTGATCGAATCTTTTCAAGTTTTGAAGTTTTTTCATGTGAGAGATCAAGATTTCAATGAATGGATATTTTGTATAAAGATGTTAGAATATGAGTATTTTTTGCGTGTGTTTCATGTACGCAAGATTTTAATCAAATCCTTTGACGTTGGTCATTTTTGGGCAAATCCTTTTTGAGTTTTGAAGCTTTTTCATGTCCAAGATCATTATTTATCAATTGTTAAATGTTGTCATATGAAAGAGAGTCGAAAAAGATCGAGGAAGTCGCGAGGAGCACTTGCACGTCATTGCCTAGTTTCCCAAGCAGTGGACCGCACGCTCGAGCACACGGGGGCGCACTAGGACGTGCATAAATGCACGCCCGAACTCCCCCAGTTCTGCCCAAGGGGTATGAATTTTGAACTTTTTAAGTCCTAAATTCATTTTTATAATCTTTTAggtgtttaaattatttttaagagtaCCTATGCAAAACGTTTCGAGTTTTAatgtcaagaacgaaaagaatgACTTCCGTGGATCGGTTTATTTATGTAATGCATTGTATACTAGTATGTTATCACGAAAAATATGTTCATTATGaaagaatgaaatttttttatgaatgtAAAGATGATTttctcatttttatttaatttgaacgCATGATTTTCAAGCATGAAAGTATTTTAAGAGCATGACATTATAAGTTTTCAAGTTATTTTCAAGGTTCATGATGAcatgatgattttaagatatttttaagtatgtttcATGAACGATAAGAAGTTTTACGATGCGAATATTTTATGATGGGTATGATGAAGTTATGAGAAAGTTTATGAAGAAAATGCTTATGATGACGATGTTATGATGAGGAAGTATGACGAAGTTATTATGTAACGATAAGAAGTTTTATGATGCAAATCACTGGATTTGGACTTTCGGGATGATCTTCGGGATGGCCTTTTCAAAATACGTGCTCACTAGAATGAGAAGACGGGAACCTTGGGATGAGCTCTGGGGATGACCTTTCCAAATACGTGCTCATGAGAATGTGGAACTGGTAATATGGGATGAGCTCTGGGGATGAATTTCCAAAATACCTGCTCATAACGACGTTTGCCACAAATTCATGTATCTCATCAcccttaaatgaaatttttttacgatatgtttatgttatgccaATGCATTAAGTTTTATGTTTCATATacgatatatgtatgtatacgGTGATTGATTGGTGCAGTCAGATTTGAGATGTAAATGAATTATAAGCTTTGGTGGAAAGGGtaaagagtccaagaggcgaaggTGTTGCATGATATGACAGTTTCGAAGCTCTGACGTTTTAAAGCGAGAAGTTTTGCAAATGTTTACTGAtattttgttgatatattattttatgcatgatctTTAAAAGTCAGTATTAAAGAAAAGTTTAGAGTTAGTATTTTCATTGATGACTTCATTACGAtgagttttaatgattttaagtttttaacCTTTTATGTTATTTCATACATTATGAGAAGTTGACGTTCAGTTTTACAAACTTTTGTAAATTATTTTTCGCACTTAGTTTACTTTATTGAAACTCATGTTTCGTCCGTTTtcttaatattataaattgtTGGTTCAAATTTGTTTAGTAGTAGTAGTTTTTGCGTGCTCGTATAGAAACCGATTGTTGACTATAGAATTGCATCTTTTGTTCAAATATTGTTATGCACGTTAGACTCATTAGATTTTAATTTCAATCTCGAGTTGTTGAACTTGCAAACTCAAAGCATGTCCTGcacttttatatttaaaaattttctctacTCTTTTCTGCATCtacattcttgtaaatatttaaaaatacgaGACGTCACAGAGGGCTTTGAGTTATCGGTAAATTTTATGATCTTAGTGATGGAGGACTTCGATTGTATCTTGGGTATCGACATTTTGACTTCTTATCGAGCTACTGTGGAATGTTACTAGAAGATTGTTCAGTTTCGTCTGGTTGAGGGCAATAGTTGGTTTTTTTTATTctgagggagcacgacccccTATGACTTTGGTACCAGCTCTGAGAGATCGTCGAAATGATACCTTATATATGCAATTGACACGTCCACAATGAACATGGCTATTGAAGAGTTTTCAGTTGTTTGCCATTACCTAGACGTTTTTACTGATGAGATCCAAGAGTTTTCTCTGGTCCGAGAGGTTGAGTTCAGGATTTAGCTTGTGCCAAGGATGATACCGATTTCTTGtgcgccttatcgtctagcgCCGGTAGATATGAAAGAGTTGCATGATTTTTTGGATAAGGGATGGATTTTCCTTAGAATTTCACCTTGGGTAGCTCCAGTACTGgtcgtcaagaagaaagatggttctatgtGTCTCTGTATCGAGTAAAGGCAGTTGAACCATGTGAcgatcaagaacaagtatcctttaccgcgaattgatgatttgttcgaccaGCTTCAAGGTACATCAGCGTATTCAAAGATTGACTTTCAGTTTCGAGTCCGAGACGAGGTGTAGCGACCCAAcacggatccactacctaatcagagttttaaTGGCGCATGCAATAATTAACAACTGAAGCGTAAATGCGGATAAATAAATACAGCAAATCTTATCGGCAGAATAAAACCGACGATAGAAAATatgtataaataccattatatAACCATATTTAAGGTTCAGGATACACAAATCCCTACCCGCTAAAACCTCACTCTCTTggatcctcaatcctgctgagagccgccggAACCGTCCAGCCACAAACCTGTCCCACCACAAGGTAccccacaatacccaaacacatgGGCATGAGCAactacgctcaatacataagcaatgatatatataaaccAATATGAAGCACGCAAATGTATTTAAAATCATAGTAATACAATTTCTTAGGGCGccatgaatacacagtaccatgctaagagagcgactccgcggggtactcgtatattccctatcaactatagcgtctactccaccatcgttgtcgctcctagtgatagcaaaaccaacCAGGGGCTGAGCGTCCCcaaacacgaatccataaggagtaactcatcaccgatggaaatgGTCTAGACTCACTTCGTACGGGATGCAGTCTTACGTCAAagtcatgcatgtgctaaagcaataaaacatgtaaaacCATGCACATGCATaagcaacatataagcatacatatataatgtcggctatctcggtcagtacttacgtacctctaacactgcaggaaaATCCTAGCACCACTGGTCTAGATCCCACTCCTACTAGttcagtctactgctactacaatgcaaaaaatcatgcatcattaattaagctctaaaagccttaactaagctattacatacttctaaatattttttgaaagccaaagttatacctgcgtccgtcatcagccctttgctgtcgataacCTCGAAACTAGAccacagcttcgctacaacACCGGGATCGCACCGCCGCTTCCGGTTTCCCAATGGGgagcctagaactccctagatctgagttagaaggcctatgAATCGAGAGAGAGAAGGGAAAAGGTGCGAGTgaaatgagctctcggaccctctacttatcactacaacaaatatagtCATACACAACACtataaagacaacggttttcagcaaaaaccgttgttgtttaCTCTTTAAcaacaattttatttaaaaccGTTGTAATATGTCCAAAAAGCACGCTCATACACAACGGTTTTatgaaaaccgttgtctttaataggtcaaagacaacggttttaattaaccgttgtctatgagcgggtttttttagtctacgacaacggtttttattaaccgttgtctatgagcgggttttttcaACCTACAACAATGGTTttattaaccgttgtctataaaaatttattgtgtggtatacgacaacggtttttccaCACTTTACTAATCCGTTGTGGTttggttttaatattaatattaaattaaggtttggttttaatattaatattaattaaaaattaaatacactGATTTTCTCTCACTCTCATGACTCTCACTCTCACGCTTAGTCTTCGCCGCCCCGCTTTGAAACCCAACCCTAGCTTCTCCTCACAGCTCACCGCCCTCTTCTCCGCCCCGCTCCTTCCAGTTCCTCCACCCACCTCCGCCCCTTACCCGAGCTAAAATACCACCCACCCATCACCGCCAACTACCTCCCTGGCATTCACCGCCTTCCCTTGAATTATCCCCCTCCTGTTTGTGCTTGCGGTTCATCGTTAAATTTTTGAAGTAAAATTATGCTTTGGTTGTCCTAACCATCGCGTTGACTCCAATGTAGCGAGGAATTTCGACCTGAATCTTCAAAGTGGTCCCCCTGTTCGATCGTAATTGCGTGAgaagtttgatttttaatttttttttcatttctactTTTATGTTCGACCGTAGTTGCATTTGATGAAATTTCGACCTGAATCTTCAAAGGGTGCAGTGTTTGTGCGAACATGACTTTTTCCTTTTCACGTTTTTGGCTTTTGGGGGAATCGGTTTTTGAAGTTTTGAAAGATctttctttatttaattttttttatatattcaatctcattttgtttttttttggtgTTCCTGTCTCGTTCTTGCTTACTTTATTCCTGTGTATTGGGCGGCACACATCTCAAATTATTCAAATTCCTGTACCTTTTTTTTTGGGTGTAATAATGTAATGTGTTCGTTTTTCGTTTTCCACATGGTAATGAGCTTGGTGTTGTTCAGGAGTTGACATATCTGCATTTCGTCTGGGCATTTTTCAATGTGAGGTAAACAAAGATATTTTATAGGAGTGTTTTTGTTAGTTTCTTGAAGAAAATGTCAGTCAGGATCTGTGCATTTTTTCGGTTCTTGGTTGGGTTTTCTCGCCTTTTTTGCAAGATCCTGGGTTTTGTTTGTGGTGAGTTGATCTTCACAATGCGGTAGAGGTAGTTGATTGTTTTGACGTTTAGATGTTATGTGCGGTTTGGGTTTTGTGTTTTTGAGATTCTTGAACTGTTTATTGAAGGGTATTTCATACCTATATGCTATCAGGTGAGTGTTTCAGTGACTGCAGACGTTTCAGATTTGTAAACTTATTTTCTAATTTTCTTGGTATGAAGATGGAAGCCTCAAATGAGTAATGTAGCATTTTTTTCGGAGGACATTTCATTTTTTTGCGGTTCATGTGTTGTTTTTTCCCCCTTAGTCCTTAAATTGTGCTTGATGAGGTTCTGTTTGTCATTTCTGCTTTCTTGGGCTGATATTGCGTGACAATGTTTCCTATACCTTCTCTGTTGATTTTTGACAATAAATATGCTAATCGATTATATTTGTCTTTAGTAGGTGGATTTGGATTACGATATTCCGAGAGATATCATTAAGTAGCAGCTTGAAACTTGGAAGTGTATAAAATGGAAAACTATGATATATTGGAGCAGATCGGCAAAGGATCTTTCGGTTCTGTACTACTTGTCAGGCATAAACAAGAGAAAAAGAAGTAAGGGAACTTTCTAAGCCCTGAGATTACTTTGAATTAAGCAGACGATGATGCATTTTAGATCAACTGTTAGGTTTATGATTGCAATATATGTAATGTTATTCATTGGTGATTTTCGTGTTTTGTAAGCAGATTGGTGCAATTATTATGTGAATTTGAATGTATCAGATTTTACTGTCGGAACACGCCGGACAGGAGAAATTTGGTGGCCTTAGAGATGGATACTAGTAAGTGAATTTTGATCTTATGAACTGTTCCTATAGTTGCTATAATTCTTGTGATTTTGCTTCTAGGTCATGGTGCATCATGAGTAACTTGGTTGATGAGAAAAACCAATGTAAAATTTTTTAACTCAACTTGGTTGGATGTGGGTATAATTTAGGATTCTTAGAGTATGACATCACATGGTGCATCATGAGTAACTTGGTTGATGAGAAAAATCAGTGTCCATTTTGTTAACTCAACTCGGTTGGATGTGGGTATACTTTAGGCTTCGTAGAGTATGGTATCGCTATTTGTCTTGTTTTTGGCTGACCATTTGAATATATAAGAATGATGTTTATATTGTGTTGTTGGACTGTTGCAGCATCCATGGACAGTGTTCCATCATCATGTTTGATGTAACAGCTCAACTTACATACAAAAATGTCCCCACATTGCACCGTGATCTTTGTCGGTATGTTGTATTCTTTATTTAAATTGTGTTATGTTTGGATTAAAAATTCTGGTGGCATAATAACATATGCGATTTTCTGCTACCCATATTCAGGGTTTGTGAGAATATTTCTATGATAATGCTCAAGGCTCTACTTGAAACGACGGCGATTTGCTTGGGTTTTCCCCTTTGGTTGTAATCTTATACTGTTATTTTGTTTTGGAAAATCGATTTGATGCATCTGGAGATTTGCTTAGGGCTGTTATTGCGATAAACGTTGCTGCTCTAAATTGATTTCCTGCTTGGGCTCTGGTTTGACCGTGAGTTTCACTTGATTATAGGAGTGTTGTTGCTGGGTTTTTGATCTTTTTTGAGGCTGCTAACTTCCTACTCTTCTCCTGATTGGGTTGCTTACTTCTTCCCACCGTGTGTTTGATATTTTGCTGCAACCAGCGTTCTTGCCACTTCCACTAATACTTTGAGGTAATTTGCTTGAAACTCTACTGGTTTTTAGTTCTTATTTGTGATGTGTGTGCCTCTTCTCCTCCTTGCCTGCTGTTCTTGTGGTGTATTGAAGGGGAGTGGTGAATGTAATGGGATTTATGTGGTTATTTAGGCTGATACAATGAGTACCAATAGCTTGGATCAAGCTTCGGCCATTGGGGCTTCTTCGAGCAATGCGTAAGTCTTCTTTGACTAACCAGAGAGCCTTTCTTTGCAAGGCATTGAAGTAATCATTGTCGAAAGTATTTCTTGTTGAATCCAAAATTTGCTCTGCGTTGTCACCTGCACTGCATGTTTTTGAAAGTGCCCTTGCAAACTGTGCGTTCAAACTGGGATCTGAATCATGAGTAGAGTCGAAGTTACTCAATCAACTCTTGAATGATGAACACTTTGCCATTCCCAGTGTGTGCCCCTACCAGATGGTATGataaaaaatgatttaattaatgtttcagTGTGCCGTCTGGATGACGATCATTGTCCCAACTAGCATGACAGCATATCTGTATCTTTATTCTCATGGAGAAGTTACTTTGGCTGCATCCCAACCAGTGTAATAGATGATTCATTTCCTAGATATTATTTTAACGTGTTCTCCATTTCAGAATTTCTTGCTAATGATTTTATAGGCCCGAACAAATGATGTGGATTGAGGAGTTCGCTTGTTTCTTTAACATATTCTCTCGTTATGCCCTCTTGTGGAATGTAGCTTCTTCCACTACAGTGTGCCAGAACAAAACATTATCAGAATTTCTTGCTAATGATTTTTATTAAGGACCCTCTGGCGTATACTGTTGCCACTACAGGTTAGATTGATCTAATGTTCAGTTACATTTATTTTTCTACCCAGGGAATCATAGATTCCATTATCTAAAGTAGTTTTACATGCCTCGGGAAGTGGAGGACCTTAGGTGATTTTCTTTCCATTGTACGTGAATTTTGACAGTTATGAATCCAGTGTGGGAATGGTTGTTATGCTGTTTCTTCTATCGTCCTAGAGAACTAGAGAGAAAAATTGAACTTTGGAAGCAATCAATTGGGGGCGAGCGACCCCTGTTTCTTGCCTTTCTGTCATGGAATATGACAACGATCAATTTTTTCTCATTATATTCTTTCTAATGGCGGGGAGTTGCATAAGATATTCTTTTAGTAATTGTTTGCCATGTCTTGTTTTTCTTTCAAGTTTGGTTGTCCAAAAACTCAGATCTAACACAAAATCACTTGGTCATTATCGGTCATGGGTCAGATTAAAAGTTTCTTCTAGGCTCTTTTTCTCCTTGCATCTGAAACAGAGATCTATGAATGTTAGGGTTTTATTGTTTAAGCAGCGGGTTTCTTGTTTTTTCCCTTATGCAGTTTTACTTTCTGAAACAGGCAATCACATTTGCTGATTTCTTTTTAGCTGATATACTGACCTCTATGTCAAAGGTAGACATCTTCTTGTTGCTCATTGTTTCTTGACAAAGTTATCTGTAGTACAGGAAATCTGTACCTTTGTATGTGATTTATCTGTGTTTCATTTATACAAGTGGTAACTACTGTTCTCTTAACACACAGATTTCTGGTTAAATTTTTTGTCATGGTATCTCTTGTAAGCTGTTTTAACTTTGGTAGTGTTATGCCTGCCTATCCATGCAGGTTTTCTCAGATTTGGAGCGTTCTGTATGTCGAATGGTCCATCGTCAGGTTAGCTTTTCTTTGATCATCCAAACTTTTCATCTTTTAATGTTGAATATAGCTTACAGGATTCTTCTAGTTTCCTGTTTCTTGTGGCCGCTTAGATGTGGTTTATAAGGCTCAGATTTCTAATGTGGTCAACAGAATTTCATTGctgatttaaatttgatttcttAGAATTTCAACCCGCTACATCTGTCTTTGCCTCTCTGAgttcttgaatttatttttcgcatgtttgatgatggaattttgttgaaattcgatttgaaatttttgagtacatattttaccttttgCTTTCTTTTTCCTTGAAAGCTTACCCCATTTCTTAGACATGGCCATCAATTACAGGTTGCTACTATTGCATGGTTTGAGGCTGATTCAGTCTGTGGAAGTCACTCTGTTGCAATACCTATAATTATAG comes from Henckelia pumila isolate YLH828 chromosome 4, ASM3356847v2, whole genome shotgun sequence and encodes:
- the LOC140866269 gene encoding GTP-binding nuclear protein Ran1B-like, with the protein product MYQILLSEHAGQEKFGGLRDGYYIHGQCSIIMFDVTAQLTYKNVPTLHRDLCRVCENISMIMLKALLETTAICLGFPLWSVVAGFLIFFEAANFLLFS